gcttctgctactccccagaaacacttattttctctcaaaagcttggccaaacacctcattttttttcttcaaataagcacttattaaaaaaataagtacttttggtggaaaaataagcttggccaaacagactattaGACTTTTTCTATTGTTGCAACTTAACAGATTTCTCTTGAAAGACATTATTACAACCTATTACACTTGCTTGATATATGATGAAATAATTACTAGTAAATTTAATAGacaaaataataattataaataAAATCATCCAAAATGTATTCTTCCTTGAGGAACCCAGTAAAAAGTTATCGAGTATAGGTATTTCAATAACACCATATCAGAGTAACAAGCAGGTTTTGAAAAGTCTAAAGgagtcttttcatctttgaaattgTACACATTAACAAATGACCCTTTCCAGCTTATGAAAAATCTTAATTATCCAGATTGATTGATGACTAAGAGGTGACGAAGCAGGAAACTATAAATTGATATACATggacaattaatttttttttttttgggtccaaTTGATATTTAGACATTAGTGTTATAAAATTCAAAGCAAAAGGTTGTTCACTGATTCCAACACAAGCTTGATAAACCACGCGAATCAACAAAATTTGTATATTGATTTGAATTCTTTTCTAAGACAAATTATAGGTTTTTAATATTAAACTTCTTCAAATAATATGTACATATTACAAAAGATCATCACAAAAcattaattaatttaaataaaaataataatgacACCCTTTTGATTTCAAAGAACACTCCAGTTCagtattttaaaattatttatatattttagggGAAAACACTACAAcgtgtagggatctagtagctcagttggttggctacctgaatttACACCTTGTTGGTGATGGTTCGAATCCCCATGTTGTAATTCCCTTCCCTACCTCccatgtaattaaaaaaaaaaaatgatacaatAAGTATCAATATCATTACACCAATAATAAAAATCATGATCTATaacaaaaaaatacttttaaaataataaaaagtaaATTTAATGCTCGAGGCGTACGCTTTTACGCCCGGGACTTACGCTTTTGGGCACGAAACTCATACCCTAAATTCTAAGACATTACGCCCTATGGATCCATGTCTTTTATTCATGTCCCGGTCCCGAAGCATTTTTAATACACCCCAGAAACTTCCCCAAAAACGCCTTTAAAATTACTGCTCCAATCCCGTTCTATCCTTTGAGCGGCCAAATCCATTTCTCCCCTTCCTGTTTCTAATCGAGTAATTTCAGGGAAAGAGATTCGCTGACACCATTATTTAATAGTAACATATATTGAGTATGTTGACATGTTTTCCATTTTAAAAAACGTAAGAGGTTGCTATTCTTTGCCTTTTTTTCTGAGCTTGAAAGTGAAATACAAGCTACCATTTCTCTTCTTCCCTTTCTCTTTTATTTCCTCCTCCACTGAACAAATCAAAGCTGTATACTTTTCTTCCTAGCTAACATGCCACCTTCAATGTTTTGGCACACTTATTGGTTAGCAATTTGCATGTTCCTTTCTGGTTGCATAGTATCATGCCATCAAACAGACAACCTTAATATTCTCAAAGAAAATCCAAACCCatcttcaagaaatttcttgtTTGGAACAGCCTCTTCTTGTTACCAGGTTCTTCttacacttccttctttcaaaaaaaaaaaaaacttttgtcgTGAATTCTTGTTTTAAGTCTTCTCTaccattttttttcttgttttctccGCAGTTTGAAGGAGCTTATCTCAGTGATGGAAAAGGTCTCAACAATTGGGACGTTTTTACTCATGAAGCTGGTGAGCTTTCGGAATGTCAATTTATTTCAATGTTTGCATcacgtattttaatttttaattctaTACACTGACAAGTGACAATGTAACGAATTTTATTATGTCAGTGTATTTTAATAATTGCATGTCACCGGGGGCCTTTTGTCGGAGGTACTTCACAAATAGGGCAAAAGTATTTTTTGGGTTATATATGGTTAAATTCCCTTGAGAAAAGATTCTAGTGTAGTGTTAAAAGGATTTTAAAAATGACCTTAGATCACAAGTTCAAATCCTAAGTGTGACACTTTGGTATTTTTTGAATGCCTTGTATGAATTTTTTATTCCGCCACTAGTTGTGAATAAATTGTACAAATTTGTGAGTGTTCCGAAGTTAAACTCAAGCAAAACCAAGCTACACCAGCTCCCCACCTACCACAAGAAACAGAGAAAAAGGAACTCTTATAATTTATTACTATTGTTGTGGTCTTGTTGTAGGTCATATTAAGGATGGAAGCAATGGAGATGTTGCTGATGATCACTACAATCGTTATTTGGTAATCTAATTCATCATTTTGAGttttctgtcttttttttttttttttttggcttaaaataTTATGAAATTTCTACAAACATAGATAGAGCTGAATCCCATGGTGCTGATCGAAATAGGAATCCGTCACAGCTTTACTTTTCCTTTTGGGTCTCTTAAGACCTATGTTACTTTGGACTCTCAAAAATGCGGTGGAGTGTATGTTGGATCcttcaaaaaatcaaaaatataGTCCAACACTGATATGACAACATTCTTTTAGAACATAACTTAAGACTGAAATTTTCACAATTCACAAGCTGCATTGACATGACAAGTATCTTCTTATTGACTAAGTGTAATCTCAATTCTTGTCTTTGGAGTTATCCAGACACGTAAGGAAAAGAACAGGTGAAGTTTGAAGTTTCTTGGGATAGTTAAATGACGAAAGAGTACGTAATTCCTGTTTTGTCAATATGTAGGACGTATCTGTTAAGTGGTGGGTACTCCTTAAATTAGCATGAACTATAACATACATGTAGAGTTAATTCCCTAAAAGGTCACTCATGTCTTGATAATTACCTCCTAATATCACTTTTGTTACTGTTAAGACTAGAATATCACCTAACTATCTTCATTTTCCTCAAAAAATGCTAAACATTACAAaatcttctttctctcttagtTGGCATGCCATGTCATATTAAAATTTTACTTTTTTAATAATAAATCTATGCAATAATTTCAAAGACCTCCCTACAAGTTTGTCTTGATAAGTGCTAACACTTAGTTTCCTATGGAAGAAGGGTTCTGTAAtgtttaatattttttaagaaaaatggaCATAGTGGGGTGATATTATAGTcttaaaagaaacaaaagtgatattaGGAGGCAATTGTCAAAACATGTTATGAGCCCCACTAACAATTCGTTTAATACAGTAGATATTTGGTTTTAAGAAGAATAAGTACTCGATAATGCTGTCATTTATATTGTTCTTACATATATACCTATTGGCTCGTGAAAGAAATAGTTCgaaacagaaagaaaaaaaagaagaaaagaaatagtTAGAAATAATATCATGAGAAAGAAAGCAAATGGTCTGTATTGAGTTCTTATCCAATGTAGTCATTGCCTTTTGTTCTACCCGTATGAGATTTCGTTTCATGTGATTAGTGAGATAACAGCGGTCCTTTATTTTTTTGATAAAGAATAGTGATAGTGGTCCTTTCTGTGCTGTCCCACAACCAGAATAGATGGGGCCTACAGAAGTTGTGGAGGAATCCACAAATACGTGGTTGgtggatttgatttttttttctttctttattattttccCTGTCATAGGCCCCATAGAAAATAGATTTCTGGCTGCTAAATTGTGAGGCTAAAACATTCTTGGATGTTTTTATCCTGAGGGAAATGCCAGACCTGTTGATATGGGATCTATAGTGAGGCACATTGTGATTAAACCACAGCTTGGGCACTTACAAAATGGCAAGACTGGGTTAGCACAAATTTTGTTTTTTATAAGAAGTCAAGAGTGTCTCAAGAATTTATGAATGAATGTTAGATTAATGAAATTGAAGAATTCTGATGTTTGGTAGCAAAATAAAAACAGGAGGATGTCAAGCTCATGGCAGATATGGGTGTGAATAGCTATCGTTTCTCTATATCATGGGCAAGAATTCTGCCCAGTAAGTTATAACTGTCACTAGTCTCTTCCTTTCATCTTCAAAAACTACTCCTTGTCATTTGCATTGACAATCTTTTTCTTTGTTGGTTGCAAATTTGACTCAGAGGGGATGTTTGGAGACGTTAATATGGCCGGAATTGAGCACTATAATAAGGTCATTGATGCCCTCCTACAGAAAGGTCTGTTCTGCTTCTCTTGCTAACAGTTATTAAAGGGCGCACGGTGCACAAAGCATCTCACATTAGCAAGGTCCGGGAAATGGCCGCACcacaaggggtgtgatgtagaagccTACCCTGCAAGCATTAGTGGTtgcttccacggctcgaacccctgacctataggtcacacggAGATGCCTTTACAGTTgctccaaggctccccttcagtTATAAGCTATTCATAATCCAAAACGAAGCTAAAAAGTAAATTTATGGGGCTAACAAGACTTCTTTATGTGCTGTGAATTCAGGGATCCAACCGCTTATCACGTTAACACATTATGACATACCACAAGAACTTGAGGAAAGATATGGTGGTTGGCTAAGTTCACAAATACAGTAAGTAGCTTAGTAGCCGATCCCATCTTACACTTTAAGGTAGTTGTAGAGTCCATCAAAAAGCTGTAATGATGAACAAGTTTAACTTGTGTTGTGTTTCAGGGATGATTTCAGCTACTATGTAGACATATGCTTCAAATATTTCGGGGACAGAGTCAAGTATTGGGCTACCTTGAACGAGCCTAACCTCATGGCTGATCGTGGCTACAGACTAGGAACTTACCCTCCAGCTCGATGCTCCGGTGTATTTGGAAATTGTAGTGCGGGTGATTCAGAAAGGGAGCCCTTCATTGCAGCTCACAATATGATCCTATCTCATGCAGCTGCTGTCAGCATTTACCGCACCAGATATCAGGTTTTTTCGATGTCTCTATGCTCGTTGGTGCAATGCTA
Above is a genomic segment from Lycium barbarum isolate Lr01 chromosome 12, ASM1917538v2, whole genome shotgun sequence containing:
- the LOC132621215 gene encoding beta-glucosidase 18-like isoform X1 produces the protein MPPSMFWHTYWLAICMFLSGCIVSCHQTDNLNILKENPNPSSRNFLFGTASSCYQFEGAYLSDGKGLNNWDVFTHEAGHIKDGSNGDVADDHYNRYLEDVKLMADMGVNSYRFSISWARILPKGMFGDVNMAGIEHYNKVIDALLQKGIQPLITLTHYDIPQELEERYGGWLSSQIQDDFSYYVDICFKYFGDRVKYWATLNEPNLMADRGYRLGTYPPARCSGVFGNCSAGDSEREPFIAAHNMILSHAAAVSIYRTRYQKRQGGMVGISLDTQWYEPYSNSSEDIAATERARAFYVNWFLDPIILGRYPTEMVQILGSNLPEFSKNDLSKLSYGLDFIGINYYTARYIKDCLYSVCEHGKTWSEGSYFVTMEKDGVYIGPPTEVDWLYLYPQGMKKILMYMKDRFNNTPMVITENGIAENDNLNPSITDTLNDIHRVNYMNSYLNSLANAIREGADVRGYFVWSLLDNFEWLEGYRLRFGLYYVNYTNLQRTPKLSATRYKELMYNFQIQLQTHTAQK